Part of the Camarhynchus parvulus chromosome 11, STF_HiC, whole genome shotgun sequence genome, TCCTGGCTAAATTAGTTAGATGATATCCCTCATGTATTCCACACCTATAACCAGTCATCATGGCGAATTTCCCCATGCAAACCATTTGAAGAGCCAATGCGAGTGGTGACCCCTCCTTTCTTGAAGGAGCATTAATACCTACCCATCTGCTAAATAGTGAATGAGCTCTCTTCTTCTCTCCGCAATCCCTTTTACCATGTTTCAGTCTCTGAAAAGACCACAGTTCACATCCTTATGTAACAGCTAGCAACATGTCCACATACTCAACTGACTTGCTTGAGTGTAAAATTTCCCACATCCCATCTGACCACATGCCAGTTAATGCCATTCCTGCCTCTCACCTTTTGGTAACTTTTCCATTAGCACAGCCCAGAGAAGAATCTTCATTCCCTTtgacttttcctgctgctcagttGCACAAAGTCACAAGATTTTCTCCAGTTGCAATCTGGCGAGCTGATATGATCCATGCTGTTCTCTCTTGACTAACTATTCCCTCACACATAGACTGCAGCATCCTTAATGACCGTACATCTTTACAGTATCCATGTATCCATTTCAAGAATATCCTTGATAACCtatggggaaaaagaaacatagAAACTCACAGTCAGAATGACTGAGTCAGAATGACATGCTGCTGTATCAGGGATAAACAGCAAGGTGTAGGCAAATACAGGAATTGAATCTCAAATTGCAGCAAACCTTTGTCTGGACCAGTATGTGTTTTCTGCTTGATGATTCAAATTGAGCCACATACCATTGATATCAAATAGTTGGTGTCAATTTAACAGtcagaagtatttttcaaactTAATGTTTCACTTGGAATGTAGAGCTAAGGAATGGACACCCTGGAACCTCTTGTAAACCCCATTTCCCGACCTgctgaatttttcctttaagaatCAGTCTCTGTAGTACAATGAGCATCGTGTCTTTTTCACCAGCAATACTTAATTATCCTTCCCCCTGCACCTGTTGCtttctgtttggtttatttttgtttggttttgtttgtggcCACCTTGCTATCTTTCCTTGCTGTAGTCAGTTTCTGATTTCCAAAGCAATGATGGAATACTCCAAATGTCAGTTCAGCAGAATACAAAGGTAGCCTCACCAGTACCAGTACAGAGGAAGGATCACCTGCTAGTCCTTTGCCTAATGCAGTCCAGGACACTATTAGCCTTACCTTGTGTCTCAGGTACACCGCTGGTTCATTTTCAGCTTTGGGTCCACGTTGCCGTAATTTCATATCATCACTGTACAAAAGGTTAAGTGATGTGCGTACTTTCCGGTCACGGGTGTCTTTAAGGCATAATAACACCTTTTTACCCCATGACTGCCAAACATGGGCATAGGAAGTTTCAAGCCATTGTGTACATAAACGTAGGTTTCAGTGCAGCTGTAAAATCAGGTTTTACAGTGCTGAGCCAGTTCTACCTCTGATTTGGTTGTGATCAGGAAACCTTTTTGTTAATCCCCTCTACTTACCACTGTAAGCCTGTATGAGCAAACAAGCTACCAAAGCCGTCTGTTCATACCAATCCTGAACAGCCTGACCTTCACACCTGCACTTTACAGGTCATAGTGGAGAAGGTCTCAGGAAGTCAGATTGTTGATATTGACAAGAGGAAGTACTTAGTTCCGTCTGACATCACCGTGGCCCAGTTCATGTGGATCATCAGGAAGAGGATTCAACTGCCATCTGAGAAGGCAATATTCCTCTTTGTAGACAAGACTGTCCCACAATCCAGGTGAGAAGCTATTCACTTGGTATTCAGAATCATTACAGCAAGCCTGTGCATATTAGAGGGTCAGTAACACCGCTCTTCAAGGCCCATTTGGTGATTTTGGGAGATGTCTGTCACATCTTAATCTCACtaagtttttttcctcatgaatTTGATAAACGTCTTATTTCTTGAGCTAGGCTAAAAAGAAAGGtgactgaaaaatatattatgaTTTACTTCCACGGCAAAAGGGTGAGCTTTGCAGTTATGATGTTGTTGCATTTGGTTGAGTGCAAAAACACGTACATCATCAATATCAAGAAAACAATGATTCTCAGTATAACAAAAAAGGTTGCACATTAAATACTCAATAGCAAATGCcataaattattctgaaaaaaaccaataacCTGTCAGTTTACAAAGAAATTGTAACTTGTAAGAAATTACAAACtagctgctgggtttttttaaattttttttttgtatgaaaaaaaataattgtaatagAAAGGttttttgcattgcttttaTATAGGAATAAGTTTCATTGTTTTCTGCTACATAACAGAATATAGCAGAAGCAGCAACTACAACTTTCTACACTAGATAGTTTAGTAGCATTTAAGGAAGTAAATGTCTTACATGTGACATCATTCTTAATACTTAATTGTAAAAGAAAGAGTCCCTCCAGGTAACCCGATACACAAGAGGGATCCATGAGAACCAtccttttctgcttgttttcttctAACAGTACTGATAATGCCTATATGTCATGTTTATAACAGTATTACAGAATTGCTAGGCGCAGGAAAGGGAGATCCATTGTCTCTTCTCACATGTTCATAATAAGATGTAACATCTCAGCTAGAAAAACAGGGCTTTTTTGATCATTCaatattaatgtaaaaatgGTAACTTCTTAACCAATAAGCAAAACCACAATCTGTTCATGGTTCTGCTCATCTCACAGGCTTCAGTTTATGTAATAAACCTCTGTATGAGGAGAGAAGGATTTCAAGGATTGGTGATCTATTTACTACTCATAAATTCGCTTCCATTTCGAGTACTGCTTACAAatcttcccagctcctctcttgGGCAGAATGACGTCATTGTTTTCCTTGTCACTCACATCCATCTCCATCTTTCAGTTTATTAGCCTTTTCTCAGTTTTGGGAAGTCAGAGAAAGGTGAGCTGAGGAGGCTTCATTTGTGCACCCAACTGATGTCTACTGCTCCAACTATCTGTAAATAGATGGTTGGAGCAGTTGACCAGCCAAGTAATTGCtagggtttctttttgttttcaaaatagaGACCAATTTCcaacaaaaaaggaagcattCTGACAAAGGCATTtgtgaagaaatacaaaaaatttaCTCTGCAGAGAGTCCAGGATCATTTCTCTAAATTAGGAGTCAACTGCTTTTCATTTACCCTCATTTTTTGTATTCTAACCTATACACAGACTTAAaagttttagctttttttaatcCTTGTTTATATGAAGTTCCGACTGTTAACACTGACAACTTGCATGAGCTAAGCAaaccatttctctttttttccctttcaagcTTAACTATGGGACAACTttatgagaaggaaaaggatgaGGATGGATTCTTGTATGTTGCCTACAGTGGAGAGAACACATTTGGTTTCTGAATGGTGGGTCTTGGCTACTGTATCATCCTGCTGTGTATCTTGTAAATAGCTGATCATTTTCTGTTCTGACATCCTCAGAAGTTCCTTCTGTATACATGCATTTGTAACTGgatttatttcttaatatattGCTAGGTCTTGTTTTACTAGACTgttaaattataaaaagaaagttttgttagttttgtgcatttttttttctcacagctaTGAATTCCCAGAGTCTCAGTTCTTTGGGGGGATACATTTGATgacattaattaaataataaagcaaaGTAGTTGGGCTACTAAAACATGAAGAGAAGAACAcacatttattctgttttgaGATGTcagtgtaagaaaaataaaaagaataaattagtATTGGAAACACTGGATTTGCTAGCTTATCCAAAGCCAGGAGCAAGATGCTGATCGTGTTGAATTGAGCTGGTATGTTCCTTTCTCAATTAACAAACAAGTACAATAAAAATTCCTGTCACAAACAGGCAGTGCTGTCATTTCTTTACCTTCATTTTGGCCAGAAAGTTACTCATCACATTTACTACATGCTACACAGCTGCTTCTGTTACTTACTAGACATTGTACAGCTTCTCAAACTTTAGTGTGTGGCTGCTGATACCACCAGGAAGAAACAAGGAGCTCTTTGTAGGTTTCAAAACAAATAGCTTCAGAGCTACTACATCTCACAGCTACTTCTATTTAGAGGCAAATCCTTGGATTGCGTGGGAGAGGGTGGAAAAACCAGCTAACTGACCTAATTGCACGGTGCTGGAATTCGCACTCTGATATTAAAGGATAACACTGCATTGAAGAAGTAGCATCACTTTGACCTCCCTAAGCCAGCAAGGAAACGCTAAATACAGTTTAGATACCTGTTAAAaagttttcattcattttcacaCTATGTGGTGCCTAAGAATCTAGTTCTTAAAACGCTTCCAATTATAGTGGAAATTTACCACTTCCAAACTTAAATCAAATTCATACTAACTCAAACCCCCATGACGATACATTACGCCTAGAATTGTTTAGCTCTGCAGTCATTCACATGTATTGGCAAAAGGACTCAAAAATGTGAACGTAGGAGCCTGTGAAAGGTTGACACTACCCTATTACTGCGGGTTGACACAGTAACTGTGATGCATGTGCTCACTGCATCTGAAAATGTGCTGTTGATCTCAGTAAGCCTTTCATTAGTCAGAATAGCACTGCATTGTAAACCACTGCTTCAGGCAACATTCTGTCAGTGCCTCCATCCTAAATTACTTCTAACTCCCTTTTCACACATTAATGTTTACTCTTAAGAGAATTTTTGATTCAGAATGAAGAAAAGTGGTTTCACCTGTCATTTTCTGAATTACCTTTTATTACTGGAAAATGTTCTGTTTCCTTTATGCTGAAACATTACCATTTTTCTACACTCACCAAGTAATACTTTTTCTTAGCTGTTAACAGAGGAGTaagaaacacttaaaaatgcTAAAGTTAGTTACATGCTAGCAAACAGATCTAAAACCAAGGGAAGATGTTATGATTGAGGTAACTTTTGGATTACCCTTCATAAGCCCCTAAAACCCCCACATAACTGCTCTCTTTAACATCTCTGTATTTATTAGTTTACATTCAGGAGCCCAGACATGCAAGCAGTTCCAGAGAATGTAAGGATAAATGTTCTACAGCAGTAACTTCACTTTTCATCTGCAGATACACGTTGAATGGCAATAACACATCAAGAGGTTTCCTTTTGGAATGCAGAGGTGAAATGCATCCCTTTAGATAGAACACTCCTGTAAAATTTTACAAAGCATTTGAGCCCATAtgatcttcattttctattaACTCTTCAACTGATGCActgaacaaaaaacaaagacagcAACACCTCTATGTCCCTTATCTTTAAGCTAAATTGAAATGTTATCTCCAATATAACTAAACCAGTACTGGATGAATTTAGTATTCAGTCAATATTTAGTATATTATTATAGACCATTATTACATTATAGACATTATTATAGACCAAATTTAGACCATTTACATGGTCTTTCCTCAAAAAATACCTTGCTTCTACATGTATATATGTTAGTTGTATGTATTACGTACCTGTTGTTGCTGCAGCCCTCTTATGACATTATCAGATAGTCTGAGAGAAAGGCGTTGgagttttctttcctccttgccAACAGAATTCTGCCCTCAGCCACACAACCCCGGCTCTTCCTTTCCTCTAATGCTTAATGGATTTATTGCAGAGGTCTTTTAACTCCCAGTGAAAGGCTGCATCTT contains:
- the GABARAPL2 gene encoding gamma-aminobutyric acid receptor-associated protein-like 2, whose product is MKWMFKEDHALEHRCVESAKIRAKYPDRVPVIVEKVSGSQIVDIDKRKYLVPSDITVAQFMWIIRKRIQLPSEKAIFLFVDKTVPQSSLTMGQLYEKEKDEDGFLYVAYSGENTFGF